DNA from Aggregatimonas sangjinii:
TCTCGGGATCAAAGACATTGGGGTCGTCGCTGCCGCCTCCGCTCATCAGTATAAATCCCAAAGCAATACAGGCCAGACCGATAAACATGAACAGGTAGTTCTTCTTCTGAAAAATGAATTCCTGTTTAGGTTTCTTATCGTCCGCGAGGTATTTGTTTTTGGCCATGCCGCAAATTTAGTAAAAAAGTTAGTTTTGGTCGTCTGGTTTGTATAATTG
Protein-coding regions in this window:
- a CDS encoding DUF3098 domain-containing protein, with the translated sequence MAKNKYLADDKKPKQEFIFQKKNYLFMFIGLACIALGFILMSGGGSDDPNVFDPEIFNFRRIRLAPTLVLIGLGIEVYAILLNPHKKKN